A genomic window from Chanos chanos chromosome 14, fChaCha1.1, whole genome shotgun sequence includes:
- the rab3b gene encoding ras-related protein Rab-3B has translation MAKADNRFGQRDGSDQNFDYMFKLLIIGNSSVGKTSFLFRYADDSFSNSFVSTVGIDFKVKTVYRNEKRVKLQIWDTAGQERYRTITTAYYRGAMGFILMYDITNEESFNAVQDWATQIKTYSWDNAQVILVGNKCDMDEERVVPIEKGKHLADQLGFEFYEASAKENINVRQVFERLVDIICVKMSERVDTDPSMVTGAKTTRLTDKPPQLPQNCC, from the exons ATGGCTAAAGCAGACAACCGCTTTGGACAAAGAGATGGCTCGGACCAGAACTTTGACTACATGTTCAAGCTTCTGATCATTGGCAATAGCAGTGTGGGAAAAACCAGTTTTTTATTCAGATATGCAGATGACTCATTCAGCAACTCATTTGTCAGCACTGTTGGCATTGACTTTAAGGTTAAAACAGTTTATAGGAATGAGAAAAGAGTCAAGCTCCAGATTTGG GACACAGCAGGGCAGGAGCGGTATAGGACTATCACCACAGCCTACTACAGAGGAGCCATGGGATTTATCCTCATGTATGACATCACCAATGAGGAATCCTTTAACGCAGTGCAGGACTG GGCAACACAGATCAAGACATACTCATGGGATAACGCTCAGGTGATATTAGTTGGGAACAAGTGTGATATGGATGAAGAAAGGGTAGTTCCTATAGAAAAGGGCAAACACTTGGCTGATCAGTTAG GGTTTGAATTCTATGAAGCAAGTGCCAAGGAAAACATCAATGTTAGGCAAGTGTTTGAGCGTTTGGTTGACATCATTTGTGTAAAGATGTCAGAACGAGTTGATACAGACCCATCCATGGTTACTGGTGCCAAGACCACCCGGCTTACCGATAAGCCACCCCAACTACCTCAGAACTGCTGCTGA
- the atpaf1 gene encoding ATP synthase mitochondrial F1 complex assembly factor 1 — protein sequence MCDGEGEKMAAAMVQMSCLYRGMLAVRATGIRPLIPGLAPLQFRAFSMKKEPELEDNPYYSKYEEKIKQLRRAKPQEYNARLEKRSEVKREPLGQSKQAEFIKLMEQELEQRDKAGPAGFTKNKTLGSILNLDMVKDKSGVEIGELWMQYFSTKDTISAVIPGQTFEKMFSRAKTCPTFLYALPREEGYEFFLGQWSGQELHFTSLINVQTMGENAPSQLIMYHYSDLQKDKGIVLMTAEMDGKFITVHQAQCLANQVQLFYGSQRLETFRLVETFNHKPSEFKHMSVIAELEQSGIGQGISPVKS from the exons ATGTGCGACGGGGAAGGAGAAAAGATGGCGGCGGCCATGGTACAAATGTCTTGTTTGTACCGCGGGATGTTAGCGGTCAGAGCTACTGGGATTCGACCGCTAATTCCGGGTCTTGCGCCATTGCAGTTTAGGGCTTTTTCCATGAAGAAAGAGCCAGAGTTAGAGGATAATCCATATTATAGTAAATATGAAGAAAAGATAAAGCAGCTACGGAG AGCGAAGCCGCAGGAATACAATGCTAGACTGGAAAAGCGCAGTGAAGTGAAGAGGGAACCCCTGGGACAATCCAAACAAGCAGAATTTATCAAACTTATGGAGCAGGAG CTTGAACAGCGAGACAAAGCAGGTCCTGCTGGTTTCACTAAAAATAAG ACTCTTGGATCGATTCTAAACCTGGACATGGTGAAGGATAAGTCGGGTGTAGAAATAGGAGAG CTTTGGATGCAGTATTTTTCAACAAAGGACACAATTAGTGCAGTCATACCA ggGCAAACATTTGAGAAGATGTTCAGCCGAGCAAAGACCTGCCCCACG TTCCTGTATGCCCTACCTCGCGAAGAGGGCTATGAATTCTTTTTGGGTCAGTGGTCTGGTCAGGAGCTCCACTTCACCTCCCTCATCAATGTTCAG acTATGGGGGAGAATGCACCTAGTCAGCTTATCATGTATCACTACTCAGACCTGCAGAAGGACAAGGGCATTGTGCTAATGACTGCTGAAATGGATGGAAAATTTATT ACTGTTCATCAGGCTCAGTGTTTGGCCAATCAAGTGCAGCTGTTCTATGGCTCTCAGCGACTTGAGACCTTCCGATTGGTGGAGACCTTCAACCACAAACCATCAGAATTCAAACACATGTCTGTCATAGCTGAGCTAGAACAGAGCGGGATAGGACAAGGGATCTCACCAGTAAAGTCCTAG
- the frem1b gene encoding FRAS1-related extracellular matrix protein 1b, which produces MAGATLVLFTLLALLPSGGSHSLVRVNAGLHVTRGRSVFVTERELQFNIEGFSDECKVEVVLNEPITQRVGKLTPQVFDCQFLPDEVKYVHNGSPLLEEDTVLLRVYRFTDTETFIETLVLQVRVAEPSNGLIEFGGVPLVVPEFYGLSNPINSSVLTFKTQPHVVCTVRLLTLETNVPMLGQLVTEEPAQKDQATEPNAAPRTGRQTRVSCPGNKACTQNTREVHFLKMNCNEFLTSDMKYQHLSPPSPEIDYVPIRVELRDQTSRALLESENIWLPVLIHGGMQNQPPHASFMSMFILEVDQFILTPMTTAALDAKDDETPQAQLVFNVTKPPAEGYITHLDDHTKMASSFTWQDLHELKIAYQPPNNSHTERRNYEVEFKAIDGSFAMSPPIMVHISIRTAETNAPRVSWNLGLDLLEGQSRPITWEDLQIVDNDNINAVTLVAVDGPLHGRLSVRGGKGFMFKVKDLREGVVVYHHSDSDTTRDHIVFRITDGRHSIRHKFPINILPKDDTPPFLINNVAFEVQEGGSVLVEEYMLLASDLDSSDEYIQYQLITFPRAGELVKQTSPHKAGLPVKSFLQRDLLQGLIYYRHSGEEVFEDSFDFILSDSHQPPNLSDKHTVVIHVFPVKDQLPVEMPGTIRSITVKETEVIHLTQSHLHFKDAEHPDTDLLYFITQPCFSPTNTGLPDAGRLFYTDSTNSMKKDAMVPVLKSFTQHAVNHLKVGYMPPIEDIGLEPLFVQFVFSVSDQEGGTLTGLIFNITVTPVDNQAPEMFTNLLRVEEGGGAFLTEEHLLVRDTDTPEGQLRVRVQSQPRRGRLELQGAVLMEGDSFTLLDLRALRVRYIHDDSETIKDSISLIITDGINSAQGELLVQILPVNDEPPQLQTGLRGALSCEEGGRVQVTAEYLFATDADSDDTRLTYMLARTPAQGELQRGGVTVDKFSQLDVLQGLIFYVHTGGEIGPNPISDSVTLIVSDGEAGMTDGCCQEDALPPPVPLHGTLPVYDLNVTVLPINNKAPIITIGDVFAVEEGSTACLCGGVLGASDPDTDPEHLLFHLETPPQYGFLENTLPSPGFEKSNAGLRVVSFSQLHLSSGFINYVQAKHQGVEPTADHFIVSVSDGIQRSAPVPFYIIINPTNDEIPKLQLNNFTVTEGGMLDLNPAILDALDLDVPQDTLTITILVPPDHGNLLSGIKGFQMSHYKDMGLEILHHSMPVQSFTLQELQQGMKITYMHDDTETLKDAFTMQLTDGKHTVQGTVCVRILPVNDEKPLLLKNAGVEVEAMERRVISSVVLQAEDLDTPNSQLYYILNAGPKFGQLQLKAENRWINLGPGQNFTQEDVEMNRLWYHHTTLTGFKGHDRFHFFLSDGDNQTPSQSFFISVRTVQKGDITLIIKPVTLMEGDRIILSTDILMATDSGSQSEELVYTVSVPPKHGHLHAVQYPGIPLFTFTQMDVAAHRVCYTHDNSRFADQDSFSFVITNGVTSRSGTLVFTVERSDRIPPTLNNNKGLQLAEGAAKPISPEQLELTDPDTAAENLTYIIVQPPQYGRLLLKGFPLASSQFKQSDVNNMDLAYQHQGGPAQIDRFTFLASDGTNKGFLEYGQLKEEAVAFTIQIEHLDKTPPSLVTKRTPSTVENLQDGKQGIYITSKDLQASDPDSPHQELEFSITRPPHFGHLENALTGGYIKGRFTQRDLDQRAVRYVIPSDIEVTADSFEFRVIDPAGNTMLPETLELTWSRVELAVSCYRVCENSGTLPLQVQRSGNSIDPAYIGIEVEEGTAKVGKDFTHSSANLIQFDPGVNVKVWNIYLKDDGLEENHEKFEVVLRAQKNAVLGQRNRATVEIVDPRGGRCDPDDLRVEEDELYPPALNPPIVHRPDTWSENEPTPDPRSEIWDNVPRRGDVPHFLEYTEGEIQDQGVQSQSRRWLKVLGNNRHRVCQISFHKMMLHGLIPLRLEEDRSLNLGPVPRAHSELEITPIWTWSGHTSEDTEGETPQRDSPPHVTGPAMHQHRSGKATSIGCSRGWTHYRRNCYILGPGTASWSSAQYACTLFDGHLVSVHSKSDMKWMWKFAGKQPFWIGLTGSPEQWAWTDGTSLTFFKLRIDGASGQQTDVGSPHSCVLAQSQKRWTPKNCTEGSEHRYICSAPAQTN; this is translated from the exons ATGGCAGGAGCTACATTGGTGTTGTTCACTCTGCTAGCGCTCCTGCCTTCGGGCGGCTCGCACAGCCTAGTTCGTGTCAATGCGGGGCTCCATGTGACAAGAGGTcggtctgtgtttgtgacagagagagagctgcagttCAACATCGAAGGGTTTTCTGATGAATGTAAGGTAGAGGTCGTGCTCAATGAACCCATAACTCAAAGAGTTGGGAAGCTAACTCCTCAG GTGTTTGACTGCCAGTTCTTGCCTGATGAAGTGAAGTATGTTCATAATGGCAGTCCCTTGCTGGAAGAGGACACGGTCCTATTGAGAGTCTACAG GTTCACTGATACTGAGACATTTATAGAGACTCTAGTGCTACAGGTGAGGGTGGCGGAGCCCAGCAATGGCCTAATAGAATTTGGAGGTGTCCCACTCGTGGTTCCTGAGttctacggcctgtccaatccaATTAACAGTAGCGTCCTGACCTTCAAGACCCAACCTCACGTGGTCTGCACCGTACGTCTCCTTACTTTGGAGACCAACGTACCTATGCTGGGACAACTTGTCACCGAAGAACCCGCCCAGAAAGACCAGGCCACTGAACCTAATGCTGCACCAAGAACAG gcAGACAAACCAGAGTTTCCTGCCCTGGTAACAAGGCTTGTACTCAAAACACAAGGGAAGTGCATTTCTTGAAGATGAACTGCAATGAGTTCTTGACCTCAGATATGAAGTACCAGCATCTGAGTCCACCATCACCAGAGATTGACTATGTGCCAATCAGAGTGGAACTCAGGGACCAAACCTCTCGAGCCTTACTGGAG TCAGAGAACATTTGGCTCCCAGTGCTGATCCATGGCGGCATGCAGAACCAGCCCCCTCATGCTTCCTTCATGTCCATGTTTATTCTGGAAGTGGATCAGTTCATCCTGACGCCGATGACCACAGCTGCTCTGGACGCTAAGGATGATGAGACTCCACAGGCCCAGCTGGTTTTCAATGTGACCAAGCCTCCAGCTGAGGGCTACATCACACATTTGGATGACCACACAAAGATGGCCTCCTCTTTCACTTGGCAAGACCTGCATGAGCTAAAGATTGCTTACCAGCCCCCAAACAACAGCCACACTGAAAGGAGGAACTATGAG gTTGAGTTTAAGGCCATTGATGGATCATTTGCGATGAGTCCTCCCATTATGGTTCACATTTCAATCCGCACTGCAGAGACTAATGCCCCACGCGTCTCCTGGAATTTGG GGTTGGATCTGTTGGAGGGTCAGTCCAGACCAATCACGTGGGAGGATCTACAGATTGTTGATAATGACAATATCAATGCGGTCACGCTAGTGGCCGTGGATGGTCCCCTACATGGGCGGCTGAGTGTCCGGG GTGGGAAAGGCTTCATGTTCAAGGTGAAAGACCTACGGGAGGGTGTAGTAGTGTACCATCACTCTGACAGTGACACCACAAGGGACCACATTGTCTTCAGAATCACCGATGGTCGGCACAGCATCCGTCATAAGTTCCCCATTAACATTCTCCCAAAAGATGACACTCCACCTTTTCTGATAAATAATGTAGCCTTTGAGGTTCAGGAGGGAGGCTCTGTGCTAGTGGAGGAGTACATGCTTCTAGCTTCAGATCTGGACTCAAGTGATGAGTACATTCAGTACCAGCTTATCACATTCCCTAGAGCAGGGGAGCTAGTCAAGCAGACCTCTCCACACAAAGCAG GTCTGCCCGTGAAAAGCTTCTTGCAGAGGGACCTATTACAAGGTTTGATCTACTACAGACACTCAGGGGAAGAGGTGTTTGAGGACTCGTTTGACTTCATTCTTTCCGACAGCCATCAGCCTCCAAATCTTTCTGATAAACAC ACTGTGGTGATACATGTATTTCCAGTGAAGGATCAGCTGCCTGTAGAGATGCCTGGCACCATTCGTTCCATCAcagtaaaagagacagaggtcaTCCACCTCACCCAAAGCCACCTTCACTTCAAGGACGCAGAACACCCAGACACAGATCTCTTGTACTTCATCACTCAGCCCTGCTTCAGTCCAACCAACACTGG TCTACCAGATGCAGGCAGGCTATTCTACACAGACAGCACAAACTCCATGAAAAAAGATGCCATGGTCCCTGTCTTAAAGTCCTTCACTCAG CATGCTGTCAATCACCTCAAAGTTGGCTACATGCCCCCCATTGAGGACATTGGTCTGGAGCCCCTCTTTGTGcagtttgtcttttctgtgagTGACCAGGAGGGCGGCACACTCACTGGGCTTATCTTcaacatcactgtcacaccaGTGGACAACCAGGCCCCAGAG ATGTTCACTAATCTTTTGAGAgtggaggagggtgggggtgcTTTCCTAACAGAGGAGCACCTGTTGGTGCGGGACACAGACACTCCAGAGGGTCAGCTCAGGGTACGGGTGCAGTCTCAGCCCCGACGTGGCAGACTGGAGCTGCAGGGTGCCGTGCTAATGGAAGGGGACAGCTTCACTCTTCTGGACCTGAGAGCACTGAGAGTCag GTACATCCATGATGACTCTGAGACAATAAAGGACAGCATTAGTctcattatcactgatggaATCAACTCTGCTCAAGGGGAACTGTTAGTGCAG ATTCTCCCTGTTAACGATGAACCTCCCCAGCTGCAGACAGGACTGAGGGGAGCGCTGTCATGTGAAGAGGGAGGTCGTGTGCAGGTCACTGCTGAGTATCTGTTCGCCACAGATGCTGACAGTGACGACACTCGACTAACGTATATGCTCGCCAGAACTCCTGCGCAAGGGGAGCTGCAGCGTGGTGGAGTCACTGTGGACAAATTCTCTCAGTTAGATGTCCTTCAAGGGCTAATCTTCTACGTTCACACAG GTGGTGAGATTGGACCAAATCCCATTTCAGACTCGGTCACTCTCATTGTGTCGGATGGAGAAGCTGGAATGACGGATGGCTGTTGCCAAGAAGATGCGCTGCCCCCTCCTGTACCTCTGCATGGCACACTTCCTGTTTATGACCTTAATGTCACTGTGCTTCCCATCAATAACAAAGCCCCGATCATAACTATAG GAGATGTATTTGCAGTGGAAGAGGGATCCActgcctgtttgtgtggtggtgtACTAGGTGCATCTGACCCAGACACTGACCCAGAGCATCTTCTCTTCCACCTTGAAACACCACCTCAGTATGGATTTCTGGAGAACACCTTACCCTCACCAGGGTTTGAGAAGAGCAATGCTGGACTACGTGTTG TGTCTTTCAGCCAGCTTCATCTCAGCTCTGGTTTCATCAACTACGTCCAGGCAAAGCACCAAGGTGTGGAACCCACTGCCGATCATTTCATAGTTAGTGTCAGTGATGGGATTCAGAGGTCAGCCCCGGTGCCTTTTTACATCATCATCAATCCAACCAATGATGAGATACCAAAACTGCAGCTCAACAACTTCACA GTGACAGAGGGAGGAATGCTAGACCTGAATCCAGCTATACTGGATGCTCTAGATCTAGATGTTCCACAAGACACCCTTACCATCACGATCCTGGTTCCCCCAGACCATGGAAACCTGCTGAGTGGAATCAAAGGGTTCCAAATGAGCCACTATAAAGACATGGGCCTTGAGATCCTGCATCACAGTATGCCAGTGCAGTCTTTCACCCTGCAGGAGCTACAGCAAG GAATGAAGATCACGTACATGCATGATGACACGGAAACCCTTAAGGACGCTTTCACCATGCAGCTGACAGATGGCAAGCACACAGTCCAGGGGACGGTGTGTGTCCGCATCCTACCAGTCAATGATGAAAAGCCACTGCTGCTAAA GAATGCAGGTGTGGAGGTGGAAGCAATGGAGAGGAGAGTCATCTCCAGTGTGGTGCTGCAGGCAGAAGATTTGGATACCCCTAACAGCCAACTCTACTACATCCTTAATGCTGGCCCAAAGTTTGGTCAGCTACAATTAAAG GCAGAAAATAGATGGATAAACTTGGGTCCAGGTCAGAACTTCACTCAAGAAGATGTGGAGATGAACCGCTTGTGGTACCATCATACCACACTCACTGGGTTCAAAGGTCATGATAGATTTCACTTCTTCCTAAGCGATGGGGACAACCAGACTCCTTCACAAAGTTTCTTCATCTCTGTACGCACTGTTCAAAAGG GCGACATCACCCTCATCATTAAACCGGTGACACTAATGGAGGGAGATCGGATCATCTTGTCAACAGACATTCTGATGGCTACAGACAGTGGAAGCCAATCAGAGGAGCTGGTTTACACAGTGTCAGTGCCTCCGAAGCACGGACACCTGCATGCTGTCCAGTACCCTGGCATACCCTTATTCACCTTCACCCAAATGGACGTGGCAGCCCATCGGGTATGCTACACCCATGACAACAGTCGCTTTGCAGACCAAGACTCCTTCAG CTTTGTCATTACCAATGGCGTCACCTCAAGGAGTGGTACCCTTGTGTTCACTGTGGAACGAAGCGATCGTATCCCACCCACcctgaacaacaacaaaggtCTTCAGCTCGCGGAAGGCGCGGCGAAACCCATCTCTCCAGAACAACTGGAGCTGACCGATCCtgacacagcagcagaaaaccTCACCTACATCATCGTTCAGCCTCCACAGTATGGCAGGCTTCTCCTGAAAGGATTCCCCCTCGCCTCTTCTCAGTTCAAACAATCAGACGTCAACAACATGGATCTGGCTTACCAGCATCAGGGTGGACCGGCCCAAATCGACCGGTTCACCTTCCTGGCCTCAGACGGGACCAACAAAGGTTTTCTAGAATATGGGCAGCTGAAAGAGGAAGCAGTGGCCTTCACAATTCAG ATAGAACACCTAGACAAAACACCTCCCAGCCTCGTGACTAAAAGGACCCCAAGCACAGTGGAAAATCTACAGGATGGCAAGCAGGGCATCTACATCACCTCCAAAGATCTGCAAGCCTCTGATCCAGACAGCCCTCATCAGGAACTGGAATTCTCTATCACACGACCACCACACTTTGGACACCTTGAGAACGCTTTGACAG GTGGATATATTAAAGGGCGATTCACCCAGAGAGATCTGGACCAGCGTGCAGTGCGTTATGTCATACCATCAGACATAGAGGTGACTGCGGACAGCTTTGAGTTCCGTGTCATAGATCCAGCAGGAAATACCATGCTGCCTGAGAC ATTGGAGCTGACGTGGTCTCGAGTGGAGCTGGCAGTTTCGTGTTATCGTGTTTGTGAGAATTCGGGAACACTACCTCTGCAAGTACAGCGCAGTGGAAACAGCATAGATCCAGCCTATATTGGCATAGAG GTGGAAGAGGGAACAGCCAAAGTGGGGAAAGATTTCACTCACAGTTCTGCTAACCTCATTCAGTTTGATCCAG GTGTTAATGTTAAAGTTTGGAATATTTACCTGAAAGATGATGGATTGGAGGAGAACCATGAGAAGTTTGAGGTGGTTCTGAGAGCCCAGAAGAATGCTGTCCTAGGCCAAAGGAACAGAGCAACTGTGGAGATTGTGGATCCCAGAGGAG GCAGATGTGATCCAGATGACCTGAGAGTTGAAGAAGATGAGTTGTATCCTCCTGCACTAAACCCTCCAATTGTCCATAGACCAGACACATGGTCAGAGAATGAACCAACCCCAGACCCACGCAGTGAGATATGGGACAATGTACCTCGCAGAGGAGATGTCCCACACTTCTTAGAATACACCGAGGGAGAAATTCAGGACCAGGGAGTCCAGAGCCAAAGCAGGAGATGGCTGAAAGTCCTTGGCAACAACAGACATAGAGTGTGTCAGATATCCTTCCATAAGATGAT GCTTCATGGACTGATCCCCTTGAGGCTGGAGGAGGACAGATCACTGAACCTAGGCCCAGTTCCTCGTGCCCACTCCGAACTGGAGATCACTCCAATCTGGACCTGGTCCGGCCACACCAGTGAggacacagaaggagagactCCACAGAGAGATTCACCACCACATGTTACTGGACCTGCCATGCACCagcacaga TCTGGTAAGGCTACCAGTATTGGCTGTTCGCGTGGCTGGACTCATTATCGCAGAAACTGCTACATCTTGGGCCCTGGCACTGCCAGTTGGAGCAGTGCACAATATGCTTGCACACT GTTTGATGGGCATTTGGTGAGTGTTCATTCAAAGTCAGACATGAAATGGATGTGGAAGTTTGCAGGAAAGCAGCCTTTCTGGATCG GACTAACTGGCTCCCCAGAACAATGGGCCTGGACTGATGGTACCTCACTGACCTTCTTCAAACTGAGGATAGATGGAGCCTCAGGACAACAGACAGATGTTGGTTCCcctcacagctgtgttttagCCCAGAGCCAAAAACGATGGACACCAAAAAACTGCACTGAAGGATCAGAGCACAGATATATCTGTTCAGCTCCAGCTCAGACCAATTAA